Within the Osmerus mordax isolate fOsmMor3 chromosome 6, fOsmMor3.pri, whole genome shotgun sequence genome, the region TGATTAATACGCGTACGGAAGTGTTAGATGTAAAATGGTTACCACATATCAGCTGCCTCACTGAGGGCTTCATAGTTGATCACCTCCGGGGCTgcgagagcaaaagagagagcgagatggggGTCAATAAATACAGCACATCCTCACACTTAAGTGCTTTACAATATCTGTGAAAGGAACAAGAGGaagtgaaagagtgagagagacatagatTCATGGTCTCGGTTTCCACCTCAGCTCATCACAGTGCAGGTACAGAACAGTGCCACTTCCTCAGTGTCTTGGCTTTCACTGTTGAATCCTTATTATTTTTGCCCGGcgtagacagacatacacataacTCAAACTGACAGGCAGTCAaacacaagcaggcaggcaaatGCATCGATCAATTGGGACAATGTTTGTCTCGTGACGATCTTGGTTTCTCTCAGCATTTCCTGCCTGCTGCCGAGCATGTGGAAACTTCTCACCTAGCCAGACACATCTGTCACTACCCCCCAGCAAGCATATACAGGCTctgatgtcatatcctgtccATAACCAACACCACTACTTCTCTGCATGTCTCCATGACAACGCGTTGTCAGCAGGTTTGGAAAGGCCCTTGCTAAATTAAAACtatgacacagggacacacacacacacacactatcacacacacacatacaatcactctcacacacactaaaagaAACTGGGAGTATTTGACTCTAGTTCATTCCACTTACCAATGTACTGTGGAGTTCCACAGAGGCTCTTGTATTCTTCTCCCTGTGTGAGGCGTTGGGCCAGTCCAAAGTCAATAATCTtgatgtgggggtgggggaccgTCTTGTCTGCCAGCATAATGTTCTCTggctgtcagaaatattaatctatcaagcattgcacagtcagtcggtgaacaagtttaagaaagcgttattgcttgcggccggcccacaaggagacaaaaacctcacacgccattgtgctacaaagtttgtctggttcacaagtcttcaggtaagaccatttattggtgagaagtctcctcccctgcatatcagctgtcaatatgatcgatcccagagacagagtgtgcgtgcacgtggaaacttactgtgttctccgaccctaggcttgaccatatgattcactcaacacagataaggtttattgcacctctagtatgataatggtcaacctaggtcagtttgtttacgtaagcctagtgtcatctataggtcatgtggggagagggctctctactgacaaaggaatgctagcaccagtattttcagaatataaccttacattctaaatttctcCGACACTGGCTGTATACATAGGACCAAACCAGCTGCAGAAAATACCTCAAACACTGCttcaaaaaatagaaaaacacgGGTATACTCTTTATCTTTCcaacttcctcttcccctctttatCTTAGCTATTTgtgtgcattagtgtgtgtgtgtgagtgtgtcactcTCACCTTAAGGTCAAAGTGTGCAATGTGTTTACTGTGCATGAAGCCGACTCCCTTGAGGATTTGCTTCAGGAACTCGAtggcctcctcctctgacaGGTTCTCCTTCTCAGCTATGAAATCAAACAGCTCTCCACCACAGATACtggaggaacagaaagagagggaggaaacgagagggagaagagagagaaagagagagcatgggagggagaaagagagaagtgagggggggcgagaagagagacagagagagagggggatagatagaggagaaagagaggtcaatggagagaggggggttgaaagagaagggagagacagacagcagttGTGAAGTAAAAACAGGCAGATAGGGCCCACAAGACATGAGGTGGAGGATGTGGATGCAGAGGAAGAACAAAAAAGAGGGATCATGTTGTCACAAACAAGAGTGGGATCATGTTGTCACAAACAAGAGTGCATGGTACGTACAGTGTCTATTTTACCAAGACCCATTTATCGGTGACCCCTTTGGGAAAGCTTGATACCAGCTTACCAACACCACACTCAACAGCCAGTGTTGCAAACCCCTGGATATTAACAACgcccctgtctctgtccagGCACTGATCCATTGGATCCAAACGTAGAACCTGGGCCAGAGATCACTCCAGGCAGGCAGGTTAAGGGTTTTATTTTCAGAGGAAGATAGGTAGAATTATATCTACAAGTTAAACATCTAGATAGATTGTGTAGAGGTTAGACTGTTAACTCTGTTGCCTGGCACGCCCCTTAATAGTATTTACTAATCCTTGGTCTACGATagggctctcctccctcctcctgctctgctcctggcCCTGTTTTCATTAGAAAGCCATTACCTCCACATTTGGGAATGATTTACAACAGCTTGCATTCTTTCCCGTGAAAATCTGTGCAAAGCAACATCCCTCTTTTTCGCTCTGatctctcatccacacacacacattagacacTGACACTTTTACACAAGGCAACAAGgagtgaacacaaacacactgactcaTATCGCagcagatttgtgtgtgtgtgtgtgtgtggctctacatgagtgtgtatgtgtgtgtgcattcatatGCCATTAGTCCCATGCCCCTTCTTTATTAATAGACTGTGAGCCCCAGTATAGAATGATGTGTGAATATTAGATTACTGATGGTAACGATAGATGGAGGATTAAACATGCTGGCAGGATCAACTGCTTCTCATTGTGTTCCCTTTAACCAGGACAGTGGGAGTGGTCGAAAGCACAACTATTTTCCATCTCTGCCGCAGCTAACTTTGTCCTTATGTCGACATCACCCTATATCCCTTCCGGTTTGTTCTAAATATCAAAGTATCTGATTGAAGCAAATACAACAACTTTGTTGATTTCACGACATGTTCTCTGCTGGTGCTGTTTAGCTGCAGTCCTGTGTGCATGTTCTTGTGAAATGCTATGTGATAACAGAATATCTGGTAGACAGAACATAGCATTttttcttcatcctcctctcttcatcctcctctctctctctctctctctctctctctctctctctctctctctctttctccttcccacccgtcctcctctctacctcaccctcccttcctctccccccccccccccactccactccactcacAGCTCCACGACGAGCACCACCTCGACACGGCTCTCGAACACGTCCTTCAGGGCCATGACGTTGACGTGCTGCAGCGCCTGCAGGATCTCCACCTCGCGCTCCACGTTCCGCCTCTCCAGGCCCAGGCGGCTGCTGGCGCTTCGCCGCAGCTTCAGGAACTTGCCCGCCCAGCGGACGCCCGAGGAGCGCTCCCGCACCGCGCGCACCTGCCCGAAGTGCCCACTACCCAGAGAGACGGGGTGGCACAGAGGGTAGAAGGGAAGGTCGATGAAGAAGAGATGAAAGTAGAGTAGAAGTTGTTATCGTTTCCTGTCCCTGTTTATAATGAGATATCTTCACTTtcaagttacaatcaaccctgaAAATAGTAGATtatgtatttgtactttgtaccATGTTTTTCAGGTTTTCTGTGACATTAGGTCTACGAGACAGGGACACACAAAGTAAGTGTCGTTTGTCTGCTTTATTGTGAAACTTCCGCACTTATTACAGTTAAGAATGAGCTTCAGAAGGGAAGTGTGGCTACGTTGGCCTTTGACCTTCGATTGCAGTTCCTGGGAGAGAGTTCAACCTTGTCTGAGAGCAGGCTGCAGGACAGAACCCAACTGCTGGAATCTGACCAACATGTTTCAACCCGGTGTTAGAAAGGAAGGAGCCTAATTGATTGGTGACTGTGCATGCATGTTTCCTAAACAATACTACATCAGTGATATCCATATTGTATACTCTGTACCAAATCAGTcatattcatgcttttatactTCTTTACTTACCTTCCAAGCACTTCTCCGATCTCATAGAAATCCTCTACATTCTGTAGTTTAAACTGAGCCATGCCGTTTCTCTTTCTTCACCTCCTTcgtgcctccctccccctctatgtctctgtctctcgtctCCGTCCACAGCTACTGCATTCTGTGCGAGATGAAACAGAAGATTCGAAAAACCAGAGATGACGAGAGTGTTAAACATCTTTGATAAACAGATGTATTTCATTTGGAAGAAGGCAAGACAGCACATACGGTCACAGCATCTGCAGCCTTTAAAAGGTGAGGCAGAGGAAGAATCACCATAGTGATCATAACTCAAAAAGAACAGTTGCAGAGCATATTCGCATGCCAGTGATGTACGCAGTCTCGCACCCCTATCATGTCACATACTTCAAAAACGTCTGATTCGGTTGAAAGTTGAAACATGAGGGTGCACCCTCAaaccttgttctctctctggcaCAAATTCTCTCTCacttgatcacacacacaaacatggaaaCAATATGCACTTACAACCCCGACAGTGATACTTTTAAAGTGCTGTTACTACTACTCAgtacttctactcagccatcattgagtccatcctcacctcctccatcaccgtctggtacgctgctgccactgccaaggacaagagcagactgcagcgtatcatccgtactgctgagaaggtgattggctgcaatctgcctaccctcgaggacctgcacacctcgagcaccctgaggcgagcgaggaagattgtggccgactcctcccaccctggacactccctgtttcagtcactcccctccggcagaaggctgcggtctatcaggaccaatacctcacgccacaaaaacagtttcttcccttccgctgttggcctcttcaacaaggccaagggaccacactgactcaaatgacttattgcttaaaacacactgcttttgcactgcaccacaacatggtatcttgtacatttgtattttttgtaatatttgtatttttatattgtaatttacggcaacttatatttatcccacttagtactgctagtttatgtacccttagtatagttagtccacatatttaaattttaggtatatgtttattgtatgcaccttcctgccaaagcaaattccttgtctgtgcaaactttcatggcgaataaatccctttctgattctgattctgattctgattctgttaCTACCACAAACATGGTCACCCACTGCAGTGTGAACAACAGAAACCAGATTTGTATCTCTCAAGTAAACCCCCCTTCCCGTTTCCTTCTTGGTATGCCTTtgatgtgagtgaatgtgtgtgtctgtgtcctgtaCTAACAAAGATTAGTTAAACAAAGGCAGGCGGGGATGATTAAATCCAAAACAGCAATGGTCATTTCCATAGCACAGTCCGGTTTAGGTAATAGTgctagagtgagtgtgtgggtttggGTGTGGTTGTGATGTTGCTCGATAAACAGTCTGTGAAGACCCAAACTGGAAATCTCTACTCAACATCATTCCAAAACTATTCACATTAGAAGTTCTAACTCAACccaaattattataatttttcattttacagttcaTGACCATTAGATATAGTTCCTACAGCAGTTACATCATGAAGGCTGGTGGATTCTAcgataaacccccccccccacacacacagcatagcgTGCTTAGCCTGATGAGATATGGAATGCTCTGTAACTCTAAATATTTGCACAGGCAGCATTAGTCAGTTGTCAATGAGCGACCCCCAAACCCACTGTCAGACAAACACATACCTTGGCTCTCTGCTGTGCCACAACACAGATTCAAACTCTCCAAATTTGATTAAGCATGCGTGTGAGTCGAGTACACACATGCTCTTGCACAATTGTGGAGCGGCATTCTCTGTTTGTTTGGCGCTCATCACAAGCAGCCCTGTGTATCTGGCAAGACTA harbors:
- the LOC136944762 gene encoding death-associated protein kinase 2-like; this translates as MAQFKLQNVEDFYEIGEVLGSGHFGQVRAVRERSSGVRWAGKFLKLRRSASSRLGLERRNVEREVEILQALQHVNVMALKDVFESRVEVVLVVELICGGELFDFIAEKENLSEEEAIEFLKQILKGVGFMHSKHIAHFDLKPENIMLADKTVPHPHIKIIDFGLAQRLTQGEEYKSLCGTPQYIAPEVINYEALSEAADMWSIGVITYILLSGMSPFQGDKDEETLRNIVGMIYEFEDQYFSQTSVMAKDFIEKLLIKDPIERMTADECLLHPWIKPLTRKQAANRSRSSINMKNFKKFNAKRKWKMSYNMVWACNRLCRLKLLCKTRAQENDDMRKCESDQEDTETKPASMIRRRLSSSS